The Alphaproteobacteria bacterium genome contains a region encoding:
- the murG gene encoding undecaprenyldiphospho-muramoylpentapeptide beta-N-acetylglucosaminyltransferase: MADEPLVLLAAGGTGGHLFPAEALADALKRRGVIVDLATDERATRYGHDFPARATHVIPSATIRGRDPISMTKTVMSLGIGAMKSLLLLRRIRPAAVVGFGGYPTLPPVLAATLRRIPTVIHDANALMGRANRMLAPRVTAIATSFPGMTLDPKLAAKATTTGNPVRPMVLAAAQQPYAAPAAGGTFNLLITGGSQGARVMADVVPPAIEALAPDLRACLSIVQQARGEDEARVRDAYARLGVKAEVAPFFADLPARVAASHLIVSRSGASTVAELAAIGRPSILVPLPHALDQDQLANATVLANAGGAIVLKQDDFTPARLAAEIAALAADAADAGKLSAMAAGAKSAGALDAAERLADLVLRVAGVVPR; encoded by the coding sequence ATGGCGGACGAGCCGCTCGTGCTGCTCGCCGCCGGCGGGACCGGCGGGCATCTGTTTCCGGCGGAAGCCCTGGCGGATGCGCTCAAGCGCCGCGGCGTGATCGTCGATCTTGCGACGGACGAACGCGCCACGCGCTACGGCCACGATTTTCCGGCGCGCGCCACGCATGTGATCCCGAGCGCGACGATCCGCGGGCGCGATCCGATCTCGATGACGAAGACTGTCATGTCGCTCGGCATCGGAGCGATGAAATCGCTGCTGCTGCTGCGGCGCATAAGGCCTGCGGCGGTGGTCGGTTTCGGCGGCTATCCGACGCTGCCGCCGGTGCTCGCCGCGACGCTGCGCAGAATTCCAACCGTGATCCATGACGCGAACGCCTTGATGGGGCGCGCCAACCGGATGCTCGCCCCGCGCGTCACCGCAATCGCGACGAGCTTTCCCGGGATGACGCTCGATCCGAAGCTCGCCGCCAAGGCGACGACCACCGGCAACCCGGTGCGGCCGATGGTGCTGGCAGCTGCGCAACAGCCCTATGCGGCGCCCGCGGCGGGTGGCACGTTCAATCTGTTGATCACTGGCGGTAGCCAGGGCGCGCGCGTGATGGCCGATGTGGTGCCACCGGCAATCGAAGCGCTGGCGCCGGACCTGCGCGCGTGTCTCTCGATCGTGCAGCAGGCGCGCGGCGAGGACGAGGCGCGCGTGCGCGATGCTTACGCACGGCTCGGGGTGAAGGCCGAGGTGGCGCCGTTCTTTGCGGACTTGCCAGCGCGCGTCGCGGCATCGCACTTGATTGTGTCGCGCTCCGGCGCCTCAACGGTTGCCGAGCTTGCCGCCATCGGCCGCCCGTCCATTCTGGTACCGCTGCCGCATGCGCTGGACCAGGACCAGTTGGCCAACGCGACGGTGCTGGCGAATGCCGGCGGCGCGATCGTGCTGAAGCAGGACGATTTCACGCCGGCCCGGCTCGCCGCCGAGATCGCCGCCCTTGCCGCCGATGCCGCCGATGCCGGCAAGCTGTCAGCCATGGCGGCCGGCGCGAAGTCGGCCGGCGCGCTCGATGCCGCTGAGCGGCTCGCCGATCTGGTGTTGCGCGTGGCGGGTGTGGTACCGCGCTGA
- the ftsW gene encoding putative lipid II flippase FtsW produces MISRVERTRFANWWWTVDRLMLAAIAVLIMTGIVLSLAASPAVATRIGLDAFYFVNRHAMYLAPTLVVMIAVSFLSPRSIRRLAVVVFLVALAMTAATLVIGAEVKGARRWIVLAGVNIQPSEFVKPAFVILIAWLFAESTRKADMPANTFALGLLFSVVGVLVLQPDFGQTMLIALVWGALFFMAGMRMIWVAGLAGTAAVGLLGAYAFVPHVRARIMRFMDPSSGDNYQVGNAVESFIRGGWFGRGPGEGTVKRILPDSHADFVFAVAAEEFGIVLCLALVTLFSFIVIRALQHAFKDHNPFTRFATAGLAILFGTQSAINMAVNLHLIPAKGMTLPFISYGGSSMISLAYGMGMLLALTRERPRVVMSEPYERLPPELRTA; encoded by the coding sequence ATGATCTCGCGCGTCGAACGCACGCGGTTTGCCAACTGGTGGTGGACCGTCGACCGGCTGATGCTGGCGGCGATCGCCGTGCTGATCATGACCGGCATCGTGCTCTCGCTCGCCGCAAGCCCGGCGGTTGCGACGCGCATCGGCCTCGACGCGTTCTACTTCGTCAACCGCCACGCGATGTACCTCGCGCCGACGCTGGTCGTCATGATCGCGGTCTCGTTCCTGTCGCCGCGCTCGATCCGCCGTCTCGCGGTCGTGGTGTTCCTCGTCGCGCTGGCGATGACCGCCGCCACGCTGGTGATCGGCGCGGAGGTCAAAGGCGCACGCCGCTGGATCGTGCTCGCGGGCGTCAACATCCAGCCCTCCGAATTCGTCAAGCCCGCCTTCGTGATCCTGATTGCCTGGTTGTTCGCGGAGTCGACGCGCAAGGCCGACATGCCGGCCAATACATTTGCGCTCGGGCTGCTCTTCTCGGTGGTCGGCGTGCTGGTGCTGCAGCCGGACTTCGGCCAGACCATGCTGATCGCGCTCGTGTGGGGCGCGCTGTTCTTCATGGCCGGTATGCGCATGATCTGGGTGGCGGGTCTCGCCGGCACGGCGGCAGTCGGCCTGCTCGGCGCGTACGCGTTCGTGCCGCATGTGCGCGCGCGCATCATGCGCTTCATGGACCCATCATCGGGCGATAACTATCAAGTCGGCAACGCGGTCGAATCCTTCATCCGCGGCGGCTGGTTCGGTCGCGGGCCGGGCGAGGGGACGGTGAAGCGCATCCTGCCGGACAGCCACGCCGATTTCGTGTTCGCGGTCGCGGCGGAGGAATTCGGCATCGTGCTCTGCCTCGCGCTGGTCACGCTATTCTCGTTCATCGTGATCCGCGCGCTGCAGCACGCCTTCAAGGACCACAATCCGTTCACGCGTTTTGCGACCGCGGGGCTTGCCATCCTGTTCGGCACGCAGTCGGCGATCAACATGGCGGTCAACTTGCATCTCATCCCCGCCAAGGGCATGACCCTGCCGTTCATCTCCTACGGCGGCTCGTCGATGATCTCGCTCGCTTACGGCATGGGCATGCTGCTGGCGCTCACACGCGAGCGCCCGCGAGTCGTGATGTCCGAGCCCTATGAGCGGCTGCCGCCCGAATTGCGGACGGCCTGA
- a CDS encoding D-alanine--D-alanine ligase → MPAKHVAVLMGGWSAEREVSLSSGKPCAEALETKGYRVTKIDVGRDIATVLQTLKPDVALNLLHGHPGEDGTLQGILEIVGVPYTHSGVLGSAMAMQKDLAKVVMRAAGIPVPGGMVVSRQAAAKSHVLERPYVLKPVNEGSSVGVFIVKEDHQYPPQELTRADWEFGDVLLAEPFIAGKELTCAVMGDKALGVIEIVPTARFYDYEAKYAPGGSKHLLPAPIPPDVYEEVRRITLAAHRALSCRGISRADFRWDDSKGLAGLACLEVNTQPGMTPTSLVPELAAHAGFSFPDLVAWMVEDASLDR, encoded by the coding sequence ATGCCAGCGAAACACGTCGCTGTCCTGATGGGGGGCTGGTCGGCCGAGCGCGAGGTGAGCCTGTCCTCCGGCAAGCCCTGCGCCGAGGCGCTCGAAACCAAAGGCTATCGCGTCACCAAGATCGACGTCGGGCGCGATATCGCGACCGTGCTGCAAACCCTCAAGCCCGACGTCGCGCTCAACCTGCTGCACGGGCATCCGGGCGAGGACGGCACGCTGCAAGGCATCCTGGAGATCGTCGGCGTGCCCTACACGCACTCGGGTGTGCTCGGCTCCGCGATGGCGATGCAGAAGGACCTCGCCAAGGTGGTGATGCGCGCCGCCGGCATCCCGGTGCCAGGCGGGATGGTGGTCTCGCGCCAGGCCGCCGCCAAGAGCCACGTGCTGGAGCGGCCCTATGTGCTCAAGCCCGTGAACGAGGGCTCGAGCGTGGGCGTGTTCATCGTCAAGGAGGATCACCAGTATCCGCCGCAGGAGCTCACCCGCGCCGACTGGGAGTTCGGCGACGTGCTGCTCGCCGAGCCGTTCATCGCCGGCAAGGAGCTGACCTGCGCGGTGATGGGCGACAAGGCGCTCGGCGTGATCGAAATCGTGCCGACCGCGCGCTTCTATGATTACGAGGCGAAGTATGCGCCGGGCGGCTCGAAGCATCTGCTGCCGGCGCCGATCCCGCCTGACGTGTACGAGGAGGTGCGGCGCATCACGCTCGCGGCGCATCGCGCGCTGTCCTGCCGGGGGATCAGTCGCGCGGATTTCCGCTGGGATGACTCGAAAGGGCTCGCGGGGCTCGCGTGTCTCGAGGTGAACACGCAACCCGGCATGACTCCGACCTCGCTGGTGCCCGAATTGGCCGCGCATGCGGGCTTTTCGTTTCCCGATCTCGTCGCCTGGATGGTCGAGGACGCTTCGCTCGACCGGTGA
- a CDS encoding addiction module protein, whose translation MRMNKTLRDQAMELTPEERLELGYDLIESVPEADDEFELTDEQKAEIERRMAEHERDPGSAIPWEIVREELRAKYG comes from the coding sequence ATGCGCATGAACAAAACTCTTCGCGATCAGGCCATGGAGTTGACGCCCGAGGAACGGCTTGAGCTCGGATACGACCTCATCGAAAGCGTTCCGGAGGCCGACGACGAGTTCGAGCTGACAGACGAACAAAAGGCTGAAATCGAGCGCCGAATGGCCGAACATGAGCGCGATCCCGGCTCGGCGATTCCGTGGGAGATCGTGCGAGAAGAGCTACGAGCCAAGTACGGATGA
- the murC gene encoding UDP-N-acetylmuramate--L-alanine ligase, protein MKLPAGLGPIHFVGIGGIGMSGIAEVLINLGYTVQGSDASDSANVKRLRDKGAKVAVGHAAENLGEAEVVVVSTAIKRDNAELAAARAKRLPVVRRAEMLAELMRLKRCVAIAGTHGKTTTTSMVAALLGDFDPTVINGGIINAYGTNARLGAGDWMVVEADESDGTFLKLPADIAIVTNVDAEHLDHFKTFAAVQDAFLAFIENVPFYGFAVMCTDHPIVQRLVGRVEDRRVITYGENPQADVRLSGLDHVDGSSRFSVAFRNRAGEVVHTISDLVLPMPGRHNALNATSAIAVAHELGIPDDAIRKALAGFGGVKRRFTRVGDWNGATIIDDYGHHPVEIAAVLRAARESTRGQVIAVMQPHRYTRLQSLFEPFSTCFNDADAVIVADVYAAGEAPIEGVDRDHLVAALRARGHRNVMPLADQGKLAGMVKELARPGDYVVCLGAGSITQWAYALPGELKALG, encoded by the coding sequence ATGAAACTGCCGGCGGGTCTCGGCCCCATCCATTTCGTCGGCATTGGCGGCATCGGCATGAGCGGCATCGCCGAGGTGCTGATCAACCTCGGCTACACGGTGCAGGGCTCGGACGCCTCCGACTCGGCCAATGTGAAGCGGCTGCGCGACAAGGGTGCCAAGGTCGCGGTCGGCCACGCGGCCGAGAACCTCGGCGAGGCGGAAGTCGTGGTCGTGTCGACCGCGATCAAGCGCGACAACGCAGAGCTGGCGGCGGCGCGCGCCAAACGCCTGCCGGTGGTGCGGCGCGCCGAGATGCTCGCCGAACTGATGCGGCTCAAGCGTTGCGTCGCGATCGCCGGCACGCACGGCAAGACCACCACCACCTCGATGGTGGCGGCGCTGCTCGGCGATTTCGACCCGACCGTCATCAACGGCGGCATCATCAACGCCTACGGCACCAACGCGCGGCTCGGCGCCGGCGACTGGATGGTGGTCGAGGCCGACGAGTCCGACGGCACCTTTCTCAAGCTGCCGGCCGACATCGCGATCGTGACCAACGTCGATGCCGAGCACCTCGACCACTTCAAGACCTTCGCGGCCGTGCAGGACGCGTTTCTGGCCTTTATCGAGAACGTGCCGTTCTACGGCTTCGCCGTGATGTGCACCGACCATCCGATCGTGCAGCGCCTCGTCGGGCGCGTCGAGGACCGCCGCGTCATCACCTATGGCGAGAATCCGCAGGCCGATGTGCGGCTCTCGGGGCTCGACCACGTCGACGGCAGCTCGCGTTTCTCGGTCGCCTTCCGCAACCGCGCCGGCGAGGTGGTGCATACCATCTCCGATCTCGTGCTGCCGATGCCGGGCCGGCATAACGCGCTCAACGCCACCTCGGCGATCGCGGTCGCGCATGAGCTCGGCATTCCGGACGATGCGATCCGCAAGGCACTCGCGGGCTTCGGCGGCGTGAAGCGGCGCTTCACCCGCGTCGGCGACTGGAACGGTGCGACCATCATCGACGACTACGGCCATCATCCGGTGGAGATCGCCGCGGTGCTGCGCGCCGCGCGCGAATCGACCAGGGGCCAGGTGATCGCCGTCATGCAGCCGCATCGCTACACGCGGTTGCAATCGCTGTTCGAGCCGTTCTCGACCTGCTTCAACGACGCCGACGCGGTGATCGTCGCCGACGTCTACGCGGCGGGCGAAGCGCCGATCGAGGGCGTCGACCGCGATCATCTGGTCGCGGCGCTGCGCGCGCGCGGCCACCGCAACGTGATGCCGCTTGCCGATCAGGGCAAGCTCGCCGGCATGGTGAAGGAGCTCGCCAGGCCCGGCGACTATGTGGTGTGCCTCGGGGCAGGCTCGATCACGCAATGGGCCTACGCGCTGCCGGGCGAGCTGAAGGCGCTTGGGTGA
- the mraY gene encoding phospho-N-acetylmuramoyl-pentapeptide-transferase — MLYWLADLSSTLGVFNVFRYLTVRTGGAMFTAMLFVFLFGPWIIDHLRVRQGKGQPIREDGPESHLVSKRGTPTMGGLMILSGVTVATVLWANPSNPYVWIVLGVTLCFGLVGFYDDYLKVTKQTHSGFAGRLRLIIEAVVAFGACWAVVSLGRPPFATSLTIPFFKELVVNLGWLFLIFGIFIIVGAGNAVNLTDGLDGLAIGPVMIAAGCFGVFSYVVGNALLTDYLQLHFVSGTGELAILCGAVIGAGLGFLWFNAPPASIFMGDTGSLALGGLLGTVAVATKQEFALAIVGGLFVLEAVSVIVQVISFRLTGKRVFRMAPLHHHFEKKGWTEPQIVIRFWIISIVLALVGLSTLKLR, encoded by the coding sequence ATGCTTTACTGGCTAGCGGATCTCTCCAGCACGCTCGGCGTGTTCAACGTCTTCCGCTATCTGACGGTGCGGACCGGCGGCGCGATGTTCACCGCCATGCTCTTCGTGTTCCTGTTCGGACCGTGGATCATCGATCACCTGCGCGTGCGCCAGGGCAAGGGCCAGCCGATCCGCGAGGACGGGCCGGAGTCCCACCTGGTTTCGAAGCGCGGCACACCCACGATGGGCGGGCTGATGATCCTGTCGGGCGTCACCGTCGCGACCGTCCTGTGGGCCAATCCCTCCAATCCCTATGTCTGGATCGTGCTCGGCGTGACGCTGTGTTTCGGTCTCGTCGGCTTCTACGACGACTATCTGAAGGTCACGAAGCAGACCCACAGCGGGTTCGCCGGCCGATTGCGCCTGATCATCGAGGCGGTTGTGGCATTCGGTGCGTGCTGGGCGGTGGTGAGCCTCGGGCGGCCGCCGTTCGCGACGTCGTTGACCATTCCGTTTTTCAAGGAGCTTGTGGTCAATCTTGGCTGGCTCTTTCTCATCTTCGGTATCTTCATCATCGTCGGCGCCGGCAACGCCGTGAACCTGACCGACGGCCTCGATGGCCTTGCGATCGGGCCGGTGATGATCGCGGCCGGCTGCTTCGGCGTCTTCTCCTATGTGGTCGGCAACGCCCTCCTGACGGATTACCTGCAACTGCATTTCGTGTCGGGCACCGGCGAGCTCGCGATCCTGTGCGGCGCCGTGATCGGCGCGGGGCTTGGCTTCCTCTGGTTCAACGCGCCGCCGGCGTCGATCTTCATGGGCGATACCGGTTCGCTCGCGCTCGGCGGCTTGCTCGGGACCGTTGCGGTCGCGACCAAGCAGGAGTTCGCGCTCGCGATCGTCGGCGGGCTGTTCGTGCTCGAAGCCGTATCGGTGATCGTGCAGGTAATCTCGTTCCGTCTCACCGGCAAGCGCGTGTTCCGCATGGCGCCGCTGCACCACCATTTCGAGAAGAAGGGCTGGACCGAGCCGCAGATCGTGATCCGCTTCTGGATCATCTCGATCGTGCTCGCGCTCGTCGGCCTCTCGACCCTGAAGCTGCGATGA
- the murD gene encoding UDP-N-acetylmuramoyl-L-alanine--D-glutamate ligase gives MIPVTTFAGRKVALFGLGASGTASATALIAGGADVVAWDDTEDSVEKARAAGIPVSDLRRIDWSKIAALVLAPGVPLTHPAPHWTVGLARNAAVEVIGDIELFSRERRRNAPNAPFIAITGTNGKSTTTALVAHLFASANYDAQLGGNIGTAILSLEPPAPGRMHVIECSSFQIDLAPTLDPSIGILLNITEDHLDRHGTLANYAAIKERLVAGVQNGGTAIVGVDDNFCQAIADRIERRGKRVERVSVRRPLSNGFYIEGDRVMRATGGTARAVVRIGGIGSLRGAHNAQNAACATAAGLALGLSAEQIQKGLVSFPGLAHRMEQVGRKGNVLFVNDSKATNADAASRALASFTDIFWIAGGKAKTGGITALSGYFPRIRKAYLIGEAAGEFAGTLQGKVPFIVAGTLERAVELAARDAGTSEAKEPVVLLSPACASYDQYRNFEIRGAAFRDAVLKLEGIEKA, from the coding sequence ATGATCCCCGTCACCACATTCGCGGGCCGCAAGGTCGCGCTGTTCGGGCTCGGCGCATCCGGCACGGCAAGCGCAACCGCGCTGATCGCTGGCGGCGCCGACGTGGTGGCCTGGGACGACACCGAGGACAGCGTCGAGAAGGCGCGGGCGGCCGGCATTCCGGTATCCGATCTGCGCCGCATCGACTGGAGCAAGATTGCCGCGCTGGTGCTCGCGCCCGGCGTGCCGCTCACTCATCCGGCGCCGCATTGGACCGTCGGGCTCGCGCGCAACGCCGCAGTCGAGGTGATCGGCGACATCGAGCTGTTCTCCCGCGAGCGGCGCCGCAATGCGCCAAATGCGCCGTTCATCGCGATCACCGGGACCAATGGCAAGTCGACCACGACCGCGCTGGTCGCGCACCTGTTCGCGAGCGCCAACTATGACGCGCAGCTCGGCGGCAACATCGGCACCGCGATCCTCTCCCTCGAGCCGCCGGCGCCAGGGCGCATGCACGTCATCGAGTGCTCGTCGTTCCAGATCGACCTTGCGCCCACGCTCGATCCCTCGATCGGCATTCTGCTCAACATCACCGAAGACCACCTCGACCGCCACGGCACGCTCGCGAACTATGCGGCGATCAAGGAGCGGCTGGTCGCAGGCGTGCAGAACGGCGGCACCGCGATCGTCGGCGTCGACGACAACTTCTGCCAGGCGATCGCGGACCGCATCGAGCGCAGAGGCAAGCGCGTCGAGCGCGTCTCGGTGCGACGGCCGCTCTCCAATGGCTTCTATATCGAGGGCGACCGGGTGATGCGCGCCACCGGCGGCACCGCGCGTGCGGTCGTGCGTATCGGCGGCATCGGCTCGCTGCGCGGGGCGCACAATGCGCAGAACGCGGCCTGCGCGACGGCGGCCGGACTCGCACTCGGCCTCTCCGCCGAACAGATCCAGAAGGGGCTCGTGTCGTTTCCCGGGCTTGCGCACCGCATGGAGCAGGTGGGGCGCAAGGGCAACGTGCTGTTCGTCAACGACTCGAAGGCGACGAACGCGGACGCGGCGTCGCGCGCGCTCGCAAGCTTCACCGACATCTTCTGGATCGCGGGCGGCAAGGCCAAGACCGGAGGCATCACCGCGCTTTCCGGCTACTTCCCGCGCATCCGCAAGGCCTACCTGATCGGCGAGGCTGCGGGCGAGTTCGCCGGCACGCTGCAGGGCAAGGTGCCGTTCATCGTGGCCGGTACGCTCGAACGCGCAGTCGAGCTGGCGGCCCGGGATGCCGGCACCTCGGAGGCGAAGGAGCCGGTGGTGCTGCTCTCGCCGGCCTGCGCGTCCTACGACCAGTACCGCAACTTCGAAATTCGCGGCGCCGCCTTCCGCGATGCGGTGCTGAAGCTCGAGGGAATAGAGAAGGCGTGA
- a CDS encoding terminase family protein, producing MRHSWKAGRLREVLSALPELRQWLASDFASLCHAHQEPPAAANNGKPWTTWLVLGGRGAGKTRLGAEWVHAAACGTTPYAERRHRHIALVGETEHDVREVMIEGVSGLLRIAPRDERPLWFPTRRRLEWPNGAVAQAFSAEDPEQLRGPQFDAAWCDELAKWRRAGDAFDMLQFGLRLGARPRQLITTTPRPTALIKRLIADPRTAVTRAATHANAAFLSPVFLAEIVERYEGTRLGRQEILGEIIEDRADALWTRAMIEAARVRGAPPLRRIVVGIDPPAGSTRGSDACGIVAAGRAEDGTIYVLEDATAAGLSPAAWAARAIAVYRRHEADTLVAEVNQGGEMVRAVIRQVDANVPLKSVHATRGKHVRAEPVAAMYAQGRVKHVDPPPAELEDQMCDFGTDGLSSGRSPDRLDALVWAVTELTTPRPMPRVRML from the coding sequence TTGAGGCATTCCTGGAAGGCCGGGAGACTGAGGGAAGTGCTGAGCGCGCTCCCGGAGCTGCGACAGTGGCTCGCTAGCGACTTCGCCTCGCTCTGCCATGCGCATCAGGAGCCGCCCGCCGCGGCCAACAACGGGAAGCCCTGGACCACATGGCTGGTGCTCGGCGGACGCGGCGCCGGCAAGACGCGGCTCGGCGCCGAATGGGTGCACGCGGCTGCCTGCGGCACCACACCCTATGCGGAGCGCCGCCACCGCCACATCGCGCTCGTCGGCGAGACCGAGCACGACGTGCGCGAGGTGATGATCGAAGGCGTCTCCGGCCTTTTGCGTATTGCTCCGCGCGACGAGCGGCCGCTCTGGTTTCCGACGCGGCGCCGGCTCGAGTGGCCGAACGGGGCGGTCGCACAGGCCTTCTCGGCGGAGGACCCGGAGCAGCTGCGCGGCCCGCAGTTCGACGCCGCCTGGTGCGACGAGCTCGCCAAGTGGCGGCGCGCCGGCGACGCGTTCGACATGCTGCAGTTCGGCCTGCGGCTGGGCGCGCGGCCGCGCCAGCTCATCACCACCACGCCGCGCCCGACCGCGCTGATCAAGCGCCTGATCGCCGACCCGCGCACCGCGGTGACGCGCGCCGCCACGCACGCCAACGCCGCGTTTCTCTCGCCTGTGTTCCTTGCCGAGATCGTGGAGCGCTACGAGGGCACGCGGCTCGGCCGGCAGGAGATCCTCGGCGAGATCATCGAGGACCGTGCCGACGCGCTGTGGACGCGCGCCATGATCGAGGCGGCCCGCGTGCGCGGAGCGCCGCCGCTCCGCCGCATCGTGGTCGGGATCGATCCGCCTGCCGGCAGCACACGAGGGTCCGATGCCTGCGGCATCGTGGCGGCGGGCCGCGCCGAGGACGGCACGATCTATGTGCTGGAGGATGCGACCGCCGCGGGCCTCAGCCCCGCCGCCTGGGCGGCGCGCGCCATCGCGGTCTATCGCCGCCACGAGGCCGACACGCTGGTCGCGGAGGTGAACCAGGGCGGCGAGATGGTGCGCGCCGTGATCCGCCAGGTCGACGCGAACGTGCCGCTCAAGAGCGTGCACGCGACGCGCGGCAAGCATGTGCGCGCCGAGCCGGTCGCGGCGATGTACGCGCAGGGGCGCGTGAAGCATGTCGACCCGCCGCCGGCCGAGCTGGAGGACCAGATGTGCGATTTCGGCACCGACGGGCTCTCGTCCGGCCGCTCGCCCGACCGCCTCGATGCGCTGGTGTGGGCGGTGACCGAGCTGACGACGCCGCGGCCGATGCCAAGGGTGAGGATGTTGTAG
- the murB gene encoding UDP-N-acetylmuramate dehydrogenase, with protein sequence MTLPDIAPQLKARLPQLRGRLLGNEPLAPLTWFRVGGRAQALFMPEDENDLAYALANLPREIPVTVIGLGSNLIVRDGGVEGLVIRLGRGFNEIAVEGNRVRAGTAAPDLRVAKAAQEAGIAGLAFLRGIPGAIGGALRMNGGAYGRETKDILVEARGVDRAGTIRTYRNADMGFTYRHCGVPEDVIFTQALFEGAPGDPAAIAAEMDQITEKRETTQPVKSRTGGSTFKNPPGQKAWQLIDAAGCRGLVVGDAQVSELHCNFLINRGNASAADIENLGEEVRRRVKENSGVALEWEIKRIGIAR encoded by the coding sequence ATGACCTTGCCCGACATCGCTCCCCAGCTCAAAGCGAGGCTCCCGCAACTCCGCGGCCGCCTGCTCGGCAACGAGCCGCTTGCCCCGCTCACCTGGTTTCGCGTCGGCGGGCGGGCGCAGGCGCTGTTCATGCCGGAGGACGAGAATGACCTCGCCTATGCGTTGGCAAACCTGCCGCGCGAGATTCCGGTCACGGTCATCGGGCTTGGCTCCAACCTGATCGTGCGCGACGGCGGTGTTGAGGGCCTGGTGATCCGGCTCGGGCGCGGCTTCAACGAGATTGCGGTCGAGGGTAACCGCGTGCGCGCCGGCACCGCCGCGCCGGACCTGCGCGTCGCCAAGGCCGCGCAGGAGGCCGGTATCGCGGGGCTCGCCTTCCTGCGCGGCATTCCGGGCGCGATCGGCGGCGCGCTGCGCATGAATGGCGGCGCTTATGGGCGCGAGACCAAGGACATCCTGGTCGAAGCGCGCGGCGTCGATCGCGCCGGCACCATCCGCACGTACCGCAATGCCGACATGGGCTTCACCTATCGCCACTGCGGCGTGCCGGAGGACGTCATCTTCACGCAGGCGCTGTTCGAAGGTGCGCCGGGCGATCCCGCCGCGATCGCCGCCGAAATGGACCAGATCACCGAGAAGCGCGAGACGACGCAGCCGGTGAAGAGCCGCACCGGCGGCTCCACCTTCAAGAACCCGCCCGGGCAGAAAGCCTGGCAGCTCATCGATGCCGCGGGTTGCCGCGGCCTCGTCGTCGGCGACGCGCAAGTCTCGGAATTGCACTGCAACTTCCTGATCAACCGCGGCAATGCGAGCGCGGCCGATATCGAGAATTTGGGTGAAGAGGTGCGGCGGCGCGTGAAGGAGAACAGCGGCGTCGCGCTGGAGTGGGAGATCAAGCGCATCGGAATTGCGAGATGA